The following proteins are co-located in the Pochonia chlamydosporia 170 chromosome 6, whole genome shotgun sequence genome:
- a CDS encoding serine/threonine-protein kinase (similar to Sclerotinia sclerotiorum 1980 UF-70 XP_001593129.1) translates to MAVSPVVTVTQEQMRTLASPLKNLASGPNSSNGTPKPAVVAPTSGVTLPPTMDLSEQMNEDEKRKYAKGKKLGEGTYAIVFLGHLRSKPSTLVAIKKIKIQKEYTEGMAPDAVRELKHLQELHHPNIISLLSVFSSKDQNLNLVLEYLPLGDLEMLIRDTDRVRYGAADIKAWMGMLTRAVWFCHENFVLHRDIKPNNLLIAADGEVKLADFGLARSFADPHQNMTSNVITRWYRPPELLFGAKHYSGAVDVWSVGTVFAELVMRAPFLPGNNELDQIKMICEAIGTPTDDNWPGVTKLPEYTVPGQHPVHGKDWYEARFGTVGTDGVDLLMKTLSLDPKKRVTAKEMLRHKWWHSEPKPTRKEDLPRKTSGAEEKIGADLKRRPGVVDDDRGAKVARKLDFGGR, encoded by the exons ATGGCCGTCTCTCCCGTCGTCACAGTCACCCAAGAGCAGATGCGAACCCTAGCATCACCGCTCAAGAACCTCGCCTCAGGGCCAAACTCATCCAATGGAACGCCGAAACCCGCCGTCGTGGCTCCAACATCCGGAGTCACGCTCCCCCCAACCATGGACCTCTCCGAGCAGATgaatgaggatgagaagcGAAAATACGCAAAAG GCAAAAAACTCGGAGAAGGAACCTACGCCATAGTCTTCCTCGGGCACCTCCGCTCCAAGCCCTCCACCCTCGTGGCCATCAAAAAGATCAAGATCCAGAAAGAATACACCGAGGGCATGGCCCCCGACGCCGTCCGCGAACTCAAACACCTCCAAGAACTACACCACccaaacatcatctccctcctctccgtcttctccTCCAAGGACCAGAACCTCAACCTCGTGCTCGAGTACCTCCCCCTCGGGGACCTGGAGATGCTCATCCGCGACACCGACCGCGTGCGCTACGGCGCCGCCGACATCAAAGCCTGGATGGGCATGCTCACCCGCGCAGTGTGGTTCTGCCACGAAAACTTCGTCCTGCACCGCGACATCAAGCCCAACAACTTGCTCATCGCCGCCGACGGGGAGGTCAAGCTCGCTGATTTCGGTCTCGCGCGCAGCTTCGCAGACCCCCACCAGAACATGACCTCCAATGTCATCACGCGCTGGTACCGTCCCCCGGAGCTGCTCTTCGGCGCAAAGCACTACTCCGGCGCCGTGGACGTGTGGTCCGTCGGCACCGTCTTCGCCGAACTGGTCATGCGTGCGCCCTTCCTCCCCGGCAACAATGAACTCGATCAAATTAAAATGATTTGCGAGGCCATCGGCACCCCAACAGATGATAACTGGCCGGGCGTCACGAAATTACCGGAATACACCGTCCCAGGACAACATCCCGTCCACGGCAAAGACTGGTACGAAGCACGCTTTGGAACCGTAGGAACAGACGGCGTAGATCTCCTCATGAAGACATTGTCACTAGACCCGAAGAAGCGCGTCACAGCAAAGGAAATGCTCCGCCACAAGTGGTGGCATTCGGAGCCGAAACCTACTCGAAAGGAGGACCTGCCGCGGAAAACGAGCGGCGCAGAAGAAAAGATTGGTGCGGATCTAAAGAGGCGGCCTGGCGTGGTAGATGACGATAGGGGTGCAAAAGTGGCGAGAAAGTTGGATTTCGGGGGTCGCTGa
- a CDS encoding eisosome protein 1 protein (similar to Neofusicoccum parvum UCRNP2 XP_007582740.1) — translation MATAKTPAQQAPPTIQNNTGRIKYADPRSLPSFPSSGLASDGAAASAAASLGWSNQKPIDLWKPDPSSSASAAAVLAKDYKMSPQWEPTAQSDGHKAALLAVGSAGAALKKTNTSKSSTSQNTWGNSAANQAFHANRPASAEPVSLAHGSSAATQAFKENRSQSMKKPHRPQTPPGDKSLVAAKGAMKRPISSTGLGDVQASEASAAASALNGATLAHRQSMKAKPGHEVGSVSVTTMTRNMFTSNPPVKPEVDERTYNEKIHQSAVEMAKKMYARQQIMGDQAKDGQEQDSGPSQPNQYVNLQDAAYKQAQARLAKLHDEYQQSREYQEYYGNEKTSPKHRFSVSNKLRRRGSDSDDDLDDRKQSEKIREQMSMFSSKLSQVDKDKREKDREALLAAAQRNVKARLHGMDEKVYQETGRANPSLITDWEAKAQKAAQTRHESRTEHKGKIDIGGGMFMTQEEIDAIASKKIKPVLDDINDKAETERERQEVLKLEEQARREQAEKEKVRDREAKEIAKKTKEEERQEEKAKKLQEKMDEKARKEEEKAKRDEEKAAKAEQKRQAKEGKRKSKHGPAAVAAPTSHQEEDAAVTDDNQITHEEETRGESAEEPGRSASVAMADNNTVEASGASQHKVEGSTSPTSKVKGWIKNRFSRGKSIGEQDKKRRSFFGGASMKDHTGNGSAASIENRSTSMHDVAMAGKTGEEGEAAKRDAAKETVHNDAERDSQGVSPVSTPLEEERELGDHMESKKDDAEEEERPSRKASLDPPRPIADPVIRTSSSPTRDSRFREEMDR, via the exons ATGGCCACCGCAAAGACGCCCGCGCAACAGGCGCCACCAACAA TTCAAAATAATACTGGCCGAATCAAGTACGCCGACCCTCGCAGTTTACCAAGCTTCCCTTCGTCGGGGCTAGCCTCCGACGGTGCTGCAGCCAGCGCCGCTGCGTCGCTTGGCTGGTCGAACCAGAAGCCCATAGATCTGTGGAAGCCTgatccatcttcttcagcatctgcCGCCGCTGTGCTTGCCAAAGACTACAAAATGTCGCCGCAATGGGAACCGACAGCACAGTCAGACGGCCACAAGGCTGcgcttcttgctgttggctcTGCTGGCGCCGCCCTCAAGAAAACCAATACCTCCAAGTCTAGCACTTCTCAAAACACATGGGGCAACTCTGCTGCGAATCAAGCTTTCCATGCCAACAGGCCCGCCTCTGCAGAACCAGTAAGCTTGGCGCACGGTAGCTCAGCTGCTACACAAGCCTTCAAGGAGAATAGATCTCAGTCCATGAAGAAGCCTCACCGGCCCCAGACACCTCCAGGAGACAAGTCTCTCGTAGCTGCCAAGGGAGCCATGAAACGTCCAATCTCATCCACGGGGCTGGGTGATGTTCAAGCATCCGAAGCCAGTGCTGCCGCCAGTGCGCTCAACGGCGCTACCTTGGCTCACCGCCAGTCCATGAAGGCAAAGCCGGGACACGAAGTCGGTTCCGTTTCTGTTACGACGATGACTCGAAATATGTTTACTTCCAATCCACCCGTCAAACCTGAGGTCGACGAGCGCACTTACAATGAAAAGATCCATCAATCCGCAgtcgaaatggccaagaagatgtATGCCAGACAGCAAATCATGGGCGATCAAGCCAAAGAcggacaagaacaagactCTGGGCCATCTCAGCCCAATCAATATGTCAACCTTCAAGATGCAGCCTATAAACAGGCCCAGGCACGCCTTGCTAAGCTTCACGATGAGTACCAGCAAAGCCGAGAATACCAAGAGTACTATGGCAACGAGAAGACCAGCCCGAAACACAGATTCTCTGTGTCTAATAAGCTGCGACGCCGAGGTTCGGACAGcgatgatgatttggatgaCCGAAAGCAATCAGAAAAGATTCGCGAGCAAATGTCCATGTTCTCCAGCAAGCTATCGCAGGtagacaaggacaagagaGAAAAAGACCGTGAGGCACTTCTTGCTGCAGCACAGCGCAACGTCAAGGCCCGGCTGCATGGCATGGACGAGAAGGTGTACCAAGAGACAGGCAGAGCTAACCCCAGCTTGATCACTGACTGGGAAGCCAAGGCCCAAAAGGCTGCTCAGACGCGACACGAGTCCCGAACGGAGCATAAGGGCAAGATAGATATTGGAGGCGGCATGTTTATGACACAAGAAGAGATTGACGCCATTGCCTCAAAGAAGATTAAGCCGGTGCTTGACGATATCAACGACAAGGCCGAGACTGAGCGTGAGAGACAGGAGGTGCTTAAATTGGAGGAGCAGGCAAGACGCGAGCAGGccgagaaggagaaggttCGAGATCGCGAGGCTAAGGAAATTGCCAAGAAAACCAAAG AAGAGGAAAGACAAGAGGAAAAGGCTAAAAAGCTGCAAGAAAAAATGGATGAAAAGGCTCgaaaggaagaggagaaggccAAGAGGGACGAagagaaggctgccaaggctgaacAGAAGCGTCAGGCCAAGGAGGGGAAGCGAAAATCGAAGCATGGACCAGCTGCAGTTGCAGCTCCCACATCTCACCAGGAAGAGGATGCAGCGGTAACGGACGACAATCAGATCACCCACGAGGAGGAAACTCGCGGCGAATCTGCAGAAGAACCCGGCCGTAGTGCCAGCGTCGCCATGGCCGACAACAACACCGTTGAAGCGTCAGGAGCATCGCAGCACAAGGTTGAAGGGTCAACTTCACCCACGTCAAAGGTCAAAGGATGGATCAAGAATCGATTCTCTCGCGGCAAGTCGATTGGCGAGCAGGATAaaaagaggaggagcttcTTTGGCGGTGCCTCTATGAAGGACCACACCGGCAACGGTAGTGCGGCCAGCATAGAGAATAGGTCTACTAGCATGCATGACGTTGCGATGGCTGGCAAGACTGGCGAGGAGGGTGAGGCAGCCAAGCGCGATGCAGCCAAAGAGACTGTCCACAACGATGCAGAGAGAGATTCTCAAGGTGTGAGTCCTGTCAGTACTCCactggaggaggagagggaaCTTGGTGATCACatggaaagcaaaaaagatgatgctgaggaagaggaacGACCGAGCCGCAAAGCCAGCCTTGATCCTCCTCGTCCTATTGCAGATCCCGTCATccgcaccagcagcagcccAACTCGTGACTCCCGGTTCCGGGAGGAAATGGACCGATGA
- a CDS encoding secretion pathway protein Sls2/Rcy1 (similar to Neosartorya fischeri NRRL 181 XP_001265446.1): protein MYRNKGAGAPRGAGILNALKAMEMIDVKSKLPAEVFNHILDYLPVADQLRVARTSHKLQEMVYDDTRWVSRLKSMNCWDEREARRRFEESVRKRREAAQKATQAAAAGQANGAATAGQSQGTTLFDASAEEQRRKRAVSELRDGFETLNVAGGAASESNMPQESDAYLEVFKNAKSIRGGARQEYGKIYGALAPFYIDIVRAKSHADPIVFKAFRDPERQAQMLANLLRFAKSDWSSGCDEREHKLINMMGLFESAVLREFEQGYEFWDVDGRMKRYAHVLHTLSGARGGVDLFLQKHPIFNDREVMLNPVECLNQATATEEVSMEPSRRFFGVLLTKVNEQAGVIERIFPNANEVFWEFVDKVREDVIMEYTTPLFDESHERSISAYLKAMAGVFEQSMRFFQSLTPPAKGDKDAEAGDDLLAKAKEHSLKVFEPHFDLYLQEELDFFTKHAEMEVSQWEKKLSEEDLSLESFYMANVNRSAEKSDFLSSFKKVVMMPVTVLPSFPMGSPFATAKPTTTAASTSASVAANGSTAVTPMPSRPETPGIGGRASPMPGSGKAPTDELAAKAALMATKLEGIKSLCSIEVALNLVHLAKTSLGRAALLIPLGGQVGGEAKEQCATIFVVLLRILGQRHVRSGFETAVNHLSHYNPRDVSDHSQKGVAPLVTFIELVNVGDLISQMIDVFYEQQLATPKIADKNDFLDPAGLAKKKFEQMLDESVAAGLNKGIDVLMDEVEYLQSTTQLPTDYNPRPTSTISTVSAATSTLNIGAPSEPDIGPTQTAQRIVELVSSHTNMLVGTTDKAMLDVFNGEVGLRLFTAICKHLKRQRVSTDGAIKLIADMNLYADYVRGLKHQDLVAFFSALRELSQIYLIDATHAKDMAAVIADGDRFGGVFRAEEVYEYAQRRADWYQVRKSVERAMYGMDCVVM from the exons ATGTACCGAAATAAGGGTGCCGGTGCCCCCAGGGGTGCCGGCATCTTGAATGCCCTGAAGGCTATGGAGATGATTGATGTGAAATCAAAGCTCCCGGCTG AGGTTTTCAATCATATTCTCGATTATTTACCCGTTGCCGATCAACTACGAGTAGCACGAACGTCACACAAATTACAGGAAATGGTATACGACGATACGAGATGGGTTTCGCGACTAAAGAGCATGAACTGCTGGGATGAAAGGGAAGCACGGAGACGATTTGAAGAGTCTGTTCGCAAGAGGAGGGAGGCTGCGCAAAAGGCGACACAAGCAGCCGCTGCTGGTCAGGCAAACGGTGCGGCGACTGCAGGGCAATCCCAGGGAACGACGCTTTTTGATGCGTCGGCGGAAGAACAGAGACGGAAGAGGGCCGTGTCAGAACTGCGAGATGGGTTTGAGACGCTGAATGTTGCTGGGGGTGCTGCGTCGGAGAGCAATATGCCCCAGGAGTCGGATGCGTATCTGGAGGTATTCAAGAATGCGAAAAGTATACGTGGGGGAGCAAGGCAGGAATACGGCAAGATCTACGGCGCGTTAGCACCATTCTACATTGATATTGTTAGGGCCAAGTCACACGCAGATCCGATTGTGTTTAAGGCGTTTCGGGACCCAGAGAGACAGGCACAGATGCTGGCGAATTTATTGAGGTTCGCAAAGAGCGATTGGTCGTCGGGGTGTGATGAGCGAGAGCATaagctcatcaacatgaTGGGACTGTTTGAGAGCGCGGTGCTGCGGGAATTTGAGCAGGGGTATGAGTTTTGGGATGTGGATGGGAGGATGAAGCGCTATGCGCATGTTTTGCATACGCTGAGTGGTGCGAGGGGTGGTGTTGACTTGTTTCTTCAGAAGCATCCTATTTTTAATGATCGCGAGGTGATGCTTAACCCGGTGGAGTGCTTGAACCAGGCGACGGCGACGGAGGAGGTTTCCATGGAACCGTCACGGCGGTTCTTTGGCGTCTTGTTGACAAAGGTCAATGAGCAGGCTGGTGTTATTGAGCGCATCTTCCCGAATGCAAACGAGGTGTTTTGGGAATTTGTCGACAAGGTGAGGGAGGATGTTATTATGGAGTACACTACGCCACTGTTTGACGAGAGCCACGAGAGGAGCATATCTGCATATCTGAaggccatggctggcgtttTTGAACAATCCATGCGATTCTTTCAGTCGTTGACGCCGCCGGCGAAAGGGGATAAGGACGCGGAAGCTGGAGACGACTTGTTGGCCAAGGCTAAGGAGCATTCGTTGAAGGTGTTTGAACCACACTTCGACTTGTATCTCCAGGAAGAACTGGACTTTTTCACAAAGCACGCAGAGATGGAGGTCTCGCAGTGGGAGAAGAAACTATCGGAAGAGGACCTGTCCCTTGAGTCGTTTTACATGGCGAATGTGAATCGGTCGGCGGAAAAGTCAGACTTTCTGAGCTCCTTCAAAAAGGTCGTCATGATGCCGGTCACCGTCCTGCCCAGCTTCCCGATGGGCTCGCCATTTGCGACGGCAAAACCGACCACCACTGCTGCGTCTACTTCCGCGTCTGTTGCTGCGAATGGCTCAACTGCCGTGACGCCGATGCCTTCACGGCCCGAAACACCGGGTATTGGTGGACGAGCTAGTCCTATGCCTGGATCCGGAAAGGCTCCCACAGACGAACTAGCAGCCAAGGCCGCTCTCATGGCGACCAAACTCGAGGGCATCAAATCCCTCTGCAGTATCGAAGTAGCTCTGAACCTGGTGCATCTCGCCAAGACGAGTCTCGGTCGTGCAGCACTGCTGATCCCACTAGGCGGCCAAGTAGGCGGCGAAGCCAAAGAGCAATGCGCAACGATATTCGTCGTGCTGCTCCGTATCCTCGGCCAACGGCACGTCAGAAGTGGTTTCGAAACCGCAGTCAACCACCTTTCGCATTATAACCCACGGGACGTAAGCGACCACAGTCAAAAGGGAGTGGCGCCACTCGTGACCTTTATAGAACTAGTCAACGTGGGCGACTTGATATCGCAGATGATTGACGTCTTTTACGAGCAGCAGCTGGCGACGCCGAAAATCGCAGACAAGAACGACTTCTTGGACCCGGCGGGgctggcgaagaagaagtttgAGCAAATGCTCGATGAGAGCGTGGCAGCAGGCTTGAACAAGGGCATcgatgtgttgatggacgAGGTTGAATATCTGCAATCCACGACGCAGCTGCCCACCGACTACAACCCCCGTCCTACATCGACAATCTCAACAGTATCAGCAGCGACGTCAACGCTAAATATAGGAGCCCCGTCAGAGCCGGATATTGGCCCCACGCAGACAGCCCAACGGATCGTCGAGCTCGTCTCCTCACACACCAACATGTTGGTAGGCACGACAGACAAGGCCATGCTGGACGTGTTCAACGGTGAGGTGGGCCTGCGTCTCTTCACAGCGATATGTAAACACCTCAAGCGGCAGCGTGTTTCTACGGACGGCGCTATCAAACTCATTGCGGATATGAACCTGTATGCGGATTATGTGCGCGGCCTCAAACACCAGGACTTGGTGGCGTTCTTCTCGGCTCTTCGTGAATTGAGTCAGATTTACTTGATTGATGCGACGCATGCAAAggacatggcggctgtgaTTGCCGATGGAGATCGCTTTGGCGGCGTGTTTCGCGCAGAGGAGGTGTATGAGTATGCGCAACGGAGGGCAGATTGGTACCAGGTTAGGAAGAGTGTTGAAAGGGCCATGTACGGGATGGACTGTGTGGTGATGTAG
- a CDS encoding aspartokinase (similar to Aspergillus terreus NIH2624 XP_001218092.1) has protein sequence MVSSTYSNASDKGWIVQKFGGTSVGKFPDKIARDIVKASLLKHRVVVVCSARSTGKKAEGTTSRLLAVYNKLKDVGLAYATCSQEEQVALIEQAKGLIMDICNDHVFAAEAYIQDPGLRDTLARRIEAECQELIEYIVAAKRFNLEINSRAKDRVISFGEKLACLYMTVLLQDVGVDAEYVDLCDVLHYDATAPLDTSFYKAATAAFVRKLETCGTRVPVVTGFFGNVPGSLIDGDIGRGYTDLCAGLCSVGLKAEELQIWKEVDGIFTADPSKVPTARLLSSITPSEAAELTFYGSEVIHHLTMDQVIRAQPPIPIRIKNVKNPRGNGTIVVPNPVLSASHQLLRSSPSEIQSAKTPKRPTAVTIKDHISVINVHSNKRSISHGFFARVFSILDKYAISVDLISTSEVHVSLAIHSGSTRVENFANAKQSLAECGEVSVLSNMAILSLVGADMKNMIGVAGKMFSTLGEHNVNLEMISQGASEINISCVIEARDATRAMNVLHTHLFTFLE, from the exons ATGGTGAGCTCGACGTACAGCAATGCGTCTGATAAAGGCTGGATAGTTCAAAAGTTTGGGGGTACGAGCGTCGGCAAGTTTCCTGACAAG ATTGCCCGTGATATTGTCAA GGcgagcttgttgaagcatcGTGTCGTTGTTGTGTGCTCTGCGAGAAGTACGGGGAAGAAGGCTGAGGGCACTACCAGCCG GTTACTTGCCGTGTATAACAAGTTGAAGGATGTCGGGCTGGCATACGCTACTTGTTCACAAGAGGAGCAGGTCGCCCTCATTGAACAGGCCAAGGGACTCATTATGGATATTTGCAATGATCACGTCTTTGCAGCAGAGGCTTATATTCAAGATCCGGGTCTGAGAGATACTCTTGCTCGCAGGATCGAGGCTGAGTGTCAGGAACTCATCGAATACATTGTCGCCGCCAAACGATTCAACCttgagatcaactcaagagcCAAGGACCGTGTCATCAGCTTCGGCGAGAAGCTTGCCTGTCTGTACATGACAGTTCTCTTGCAGGATGTT GGAGTTGATGCAGAGTATGTTGACTTGTGCGACGTGCTACATTACGATGCTACGGCACCTCTGGATACCAGCTTTTACAAGGCTGCCACGGCCGCATTCGTGAGGAAACTTGAGACGTGCGGCACTCGGGTCCCTGTTGTGACGGGCTTTTTCGGCAACGTGCCTGGCAGTCTCATTGATGGCGACATCGGACGCGGGTACACGGATTTGTGCGCTGGACTATGTTCGGTTGGGCTCAAGGCGGAAGAGCTTCAGATTTGGAAAGAAGTCGATGGCATCTTCACAGCAGATCCGTCCAAGGTTCCCACCGCACGGCTCCTGTCGTCGATTACGCCCTCGGAAGCAGCTGAACTGACGTTTTACGGATCGGAAGTCATTCACCACCTTACTATGGACCAGGTCATCCGCGCTCAGCCCCCTATTCCGATTCGCATCAAGAATGTCAAGAACCCACGTGGAAATGGCACCATTGTCGTTCCCAATCCTGTTCTTTCCGCAAGCCACCAACTTCTTCGCAGCTCCCCCTCAGAGATACAATCTGCCAAGACTCCCAAGAGACCCACGGCCGTTACCATCAAGGATCACATCAGCGTCATAAACGTTCACTCTAACAAGCGATCCATCTCACACGGGTTTTTCGCTCGGGTATTTTCGATCCTCGACAAGTACGCAATCTCGGTTGACCTCATCTCCACATCCGAGGTCCATGTTTCGCTGGCAATTCACTCTGGCAGCACGCGTGTAGAAAACTTTGCCAATGCGAAGCAAAGCTTGGCCGAGTGCGGCGAGGTCAGCGTCCTGTCCAACATGGCAATCCTCAGTCTTGTTGGTGCCGATATGAAGAACATGATTGGTGTGGCAGGGAAAATGTTCTCCACGCTTGGTGAACATAATgtcaacttggaaatgaTTTCTCAAG GTGCTAGCGAAATCAACATTTCATGTGTCATTGAGGCACGGGACGCCACACGGGCTATGAATGTCTTACACACGCATTTATTTACGTTTCTCGAGTAG
- a CDS encoding FK506 suppressor Sfk1 (similar to Metarhizium robertsii ARSEF 23 XP_007822999.1) — MALQGFFSYWLLPVLSSLVWLGMLLGMLLHWIVDTNRRIYPSMGRGGTIAYISDIGAQELKPLFIAGSVVTVVLLDLAFFAERWLRHRGRLVRNQSSGERVLVWLSIFFAVVGAAGLILLSIFDTWRHKRLHDVFLLLFIGGYWLSAVFTCWEYQRLGIKNREHRILRSSFWIKLTFILVEFVLAIVFIATNFTHQNNVAAIFEWVIAFIFTFYVASFIIDLKPAVHTKSHSARFEKPHLMEDGLHANGHHDVNGNGYVVDRMPLIFKFKIQEKGTK; from the exons ATGGCTTTACAAGGCTTCTTCTCATACTGG CTTCTCCCAGTCCTCTCCTCCCTAGTATGGCTAGGCATGCTCCTCGGCATGCTCCTCCACTGGATCGTCGACACCAACCGCCGGATATACCCGTCCATGGGCCGCGGCGGCACAATAGCCTACATCAGCGACATTGGCGCCCAGGAGCTCAAGCCGCTCTTCATAGCCGGCTCGGTCGTCACAGTCGTCCTTTTGGATCTGGCCTTCTTCGCTGAGCGCTGGCTACGACACCGGGGGCGGCTGGTGCGCAACCAGTCCTCCGGGGAGAGGGTGCTCGTGTGGTTGAGCATCTTTTTTGCGGTCGTCGGTGCCGCGGGATTGATTTTGCTGTCTATTTTTGATACCTGGCGCCATAAGAGGCTGCATGATGTGTTTCTGCTGCTTTTTATTGGGGGGTATTGGCTGTCTGCTGTGTTTACGTGCTGGGAGTATCAGCGACTTGGAATCA AGAACCGAGAACATCGGATACTACGGTCGTCTTTCTGGATTAAACTCACCTTTATTCTGGTGGAGTTTGTTCTCGCGATTGTGTTCATTGCCACCAACTTTACGCACCAGAACAATGTGGCTGCCATTTTTGAATGGGTCATCGCATTCATATTCACCTTTTACGTCGCCTCTTTTATTATTGATCTTAAGCCTGCCGTCCATACAAAGAGCCATTCTGCGAGATTTGAGAAGCCTCATCTTATGGAGGATGGGTTGCATGCAAATGGTCATCATGACGTCAACGGGAATGGCTACGTCGTCGACAGAATGCCGCTCATTTTTAAATTCAAAATCCAAGAAAAAGGCACAAAATAA